In Leptolyngbya sp. KIOST-1, one DNA window encodes the following:
- a CDS encoding L-threonylcarbamoyladenylate synthase, translated as MATIYKLHPDNPQSRKVEAIAAALRQGAVALYPTDTVYAIGCDLNHKGAVQRVRQIKQLANDKPLTFLCDSLSNIAAYAIVSDGAYRLIRRLIPGPFTFLLPATRQVPRLVMSPKRRTTGIRVPDHAICLSLVKTLQNPVISTSALTLLPSPESGRAAAGPVDKMVMFDALEKLVDVIVDDEQPLAYNVSTILDMEGDEPLVVRQGLGWETARDWGAQLV; from the coding sequence ATGGCAACCATCTACAAGCTACATCCCGACAACCCACAGAGCCGCAAGGTGGAGGCGATCGCGGCGGCGCTGCGACAGGGAGCTGTGGCACTTTACCCCACAGACACAGTCTACGCCATTGGCTGCGACCTCAATCACAAAGGGGCGGTGCAGCGGGTGCGCCAGATCAAGCAGCTGGCCAACGACAAGCCGCTCACCTTTTTGTGCGACTCTCTCTCCAATATTGCCGCCTACGCCATCGTCAGCGATGGCGCCTATCGCTTGATTCGACGGTTGATTCCGGGGCCATTTACGTTTTTGCTGCCCGCCACCCGCCAGGTGCCGCGCCTGGTGATGAGCCCCAAACGGCGCACGACGGGCATTCGGGTGCCCGATCACGCCATCTGTCTATCTTTGGTAAAAACGCTGCAAAATCCCGTCATTTCCACCTCAGCGCTGACCCTGCTGCCCAGCCCAGAGTCGGGGCGAGCGGCGGCCGGCCCCGTCGACAAAATGGTCATGTTTGACGCCCTGGAAAAGCTGGTGGACGTAATTGTGGACGATGAGCAACCCCTGGCCTACAACGTATCAACGATTCTTGATATGGAGGGCGACGAGCCGCTGGTGGTGCGCCAGGGCCTGGGCTGGGAAACGGCCCGTGATTGGGGTGCCCAGCTGGTGTAG
- the psbA gene encoding photosystem II q(b) protein, which translates to MTTTLQRRESASLWEQFCQWVTSTENRLYVGWFGVLMIPTLLAATTCFVVAFIAAPPVDIDGIREPVAGSLMYGNNIISGAVVPSSNAIGLHFYPIWEAASLDEWLYNGGPYQLVIFHFLIGVFCYMGREWELSYRLGMRPWICVAYSAPVAAATAVFLIYPLGQGSFSDGMPLGISGTFNFMLVFQAEHNILMHPFHMLGVAGVFGGSLFSAMHGSLVTSSLVRETTETESQNYGYKFGQEEETYNIVAAHGYFGRLIFQYASFNNSRSLHFFLGAWPVIGIWFTALGISTMAFNLNGFNFNQSILDSQGRVIGTWADVINRANLGMEVMHERNAHNFPLDLAAAEAPEIIG; encoded by the coding sequence ATGACCACGACTCTACAGCGGCGCGAAAGCGCCTCCCTGTGGGAGCAGTTTTGCCAGTGGGTCACCAGCACCGAGAACCGCCTGTACGTGGGCTGGTTCGGGGTCCTGATGATTCCCACCCTGCTTGCTGCCACCACCTGCTTCGTCGTAGCGTTCATCGCTGCGCCCCCCGTCGACATCGACGGCATCCGTGAGCCCGTGGCTGGCTCGCTGATGTACGGCAACAACATCATCTCCGGTGCGGTTGTGCCCTCCTCCAACGCCATCGGTCTGCACTTCTACCCGATCTGGGAAGCCGCTTCCCTCGATGAGTGGCTGTACAACGGTGGCCCCTACCAGCTGGTCATCTTCCACTTCCTCATCGGCGTCTTCTGCTACATGGGTCGTGAGTGGGAACTGAGCTACCGCCTGGGCATGCGCCCCTGGATCTGCGTTGCTTACAGCGCCCCCGTGGCCGCTGCGACCGCCGTGTTTCTGATTTACCCCCTGGGTCAGGGCTCCTTCTCGGACGGTATGCCCCTGGGTATCTCCGGTACCTTCAACTTCATGCTGGTGTTCCAGGCTGAGCACAACATTCTGATGCACCCCTTCCACATGCTGGGTGTAGCCGGTGTGTTCGGTGGTTCGCTGTTCTCGGCCATGCACGGTTCGCTGGTGACCTCGTCTCTGGTGCGTGAGACCACCGAGACCGAGTCCCAGAACTACGGCTACAAGTTTGGCCAGGAAGAAGAGACCTACAACATCGTTGCAGCCCACGGCTACTTCGGACGTCTGATCTTCCAATACGCCAGCTTCAACAACAGCCGCAGCCTGCACTTCTTCCTGGGTGCGTGGCCTGTGATTGGCATCTGGTTCACCGCCCTGGGCATCAGCACGATGGCGTTCAACCTGAACGGGTTCAACTTCAACCAATCCATCCTTGACAGCCAAGGTCGAGTGATTGGCACCTGGGCGGACGTGATCAACCGCGCCAACCTGGGTATGGAAGTGATGCACGAGCGCAACGCTCACAACTTCCCGCTGGACCTGGCCGCTGCTGAGGCCCCTGAAATCATCGGCTAG
- a CDS encoding YgfZ/GcvT domain-containing protein, with the protein MQALRELQQNQGATFSDAGIPLSFGNTSGLDAVSKDPVLVDRSHWGVIQMTGGDRLRFIHNQTTNTFTQRQSGEGCDTVFVTSTARTIDLTTVYITDDALLILTSPGQDQRLIEWMDRYIFPADRVSLTNLTQTMAVFSLVGPGSAGILKQLGIEPGADLPYGHHQSVDVRSVSVRLAVGSGLGLPGYTLLVPAEGVAHLWQWLTETGATPVGETEWQQLRIRQGRPAPGHELTEEYNPLEAGLWQSVSFDKGCYIGQETIARLNTYQGVKQQLWGIKLHGSARVGEVIRAGDEKVGLLTSVIDTPDGSMGLGYIRTRAGGAGLEIVVGETRGVVVEVPFLARGYLAADG; encoded by the coding sequence ATGCAAGCACTTCGGGAGCTACAGCAGAACCAGGGGGCCACCTTCAGCGATGCTGGCATCCCGCTCTCCTTTGGCAATACTTCTGGCCTGGATGCCGTATCTAAAGACCCTGTTCTGGTCGATCGCAGTCACTGGGGCGTAATTCAGATGACTGGAGGCGATCGCCTGCGCTTTATCCACAACCAGACCACAAACACCTTCACCCAACGCCAATCAGGGGAAGGCTGCGACACGGTGTTTGTGACCTCCACCGCCCGCACCATCGATCTGACCACCGTCTACATCACCGATGACGCCCTGCTGATACTTACTTCTCCCGGCCAGGATCAGCGCCTGATCGAGTGGATGGACCGCTACATCTTCCCAGCTGATCGGGTATCGCTTACGAACCTGACCCAGACCATGGCTGTGTTCTCGTTGGTGGGTCCCGGCAGTGCTGGCATTCTGAAGCAATTAGGCATTGAACCAGGCGCTGACCTGCCCTACGGCCACCATCAGAGCGTTGACGTTCGGAGCGTTTCTGTCCGGTTGGCGGTGGGGAGTGGTCTGGGGCTGCCGGGGTACACTCTGCTGGTGCCGGCTGAGGGGGTTGCCCATCTGTGGCAGTGGCTAACTGAGACAGGCGCCACCCCAGTGGGGGAAACTGAATGGCAGCAGCTGAGAATACGGCAGGGCCGCCCGGCTCCAGGCCATGAACTGACTGAGGAGTACAACCCGCTGGAGGCAGGGCTATGGCAGTCTGTTTCCTTTGATAAGGGGTGCTATATCGGGCAAGAGACCATTGCCAGGTTAAACACTTACCAGGGGGTGAAACAGCAGCTCTGGGGGATTAAGCTGCATGGTTCTGCCAGGGTTGGCGAGGTTATCCGGGCCGGGGATGAAAAAGTTGGTCTGCTCACCAGCGTGATTGATACCCCCGATGGCTCTATGGGACTGGGCTACATTCGCACCAGAGCAGGGGGAGCGGGCCTGGAGATTGTCGTAGGTGAGACTCGTGGGGTAGTCGTTGAGGTTCCCTTTTTGGCACGAGGATATTTGGCGGCAGACGGCTGA
- the gmd gene encoding GDP-mannose 4,6-dehydratase: MSQPKRALITGVTGQDGSYLAELLLEKGYEVHGIIRRTSTFNTDRIDHIYIDPHSAEARLFLHYGDLTDGTMLRRILEQVQPQEVYNLGAQSHVRVSFDSPEYTVDAVGMGTLRLLEAIRDYQHRTGLEVRFYQAGSSEMFGKVQEIPQKETTPFYPRSPYACAKVFAHWQTINYRESYDLFACNGILFNHESPRRGETFVTRKITRAVARIVAGQQKKLYLGNLDSKRDWGYAKDYVRAMWLMLQQDHPDDYVVATNETHAISEFLDIAFNHVNLDWHDYVEFDPRYLRPAEVDLLIGDATKARQVLGWEPSVSFEELVHLMVESDLEAVGISHENGTSADVATIRKALLNLAP, encoded by the coding sequence ATGAGTCAACCCAAACGAGCCCTAATCACTGGCGTCACCGGTCAGGACGGATCCTATCTAGCAGAGTTGCTTCTAGAGAAAGGCTACGAGGTTCACGGCATCATTCGCCGCACCTCGACCTTTAATACCGATCGCATCGATCACATCTACATTGACCCTCACAGTGCCGAAGCTCGGTTGTTCCTGCATTACGGCGACTTGACCGACGGCACTATGCTGCGGCGCATTCTCGAGCAGGTGCAGCCTCAGGAGGTATACAACCTGGGCGCCCAATCCCACGTACGGGTGAGTTTCGACTCCCCTGAATACACCGTTGACGCGGTAGGGATGGGCACCCTGCGACTGCTCGAAGCCATTCGCGACTACCAGCACCGCACGGGGCTTGAGGTCCGTTTTTACCAGGCCGGGTCTTCGGAGATGTTTGGCAAGGTGCAGGAGATCCCCCAGAAGGAGACGACGCCCTTTTACCCCCGTAGCCCGTACGCCTGCGCCAAGGTGTTCGCCCACTGGCAGACGATCAACTACCGCGAGTCCTACGATCTGTTTGCCTGCAACGGCATTTTGTTCAACCACGAATCGCCCCGTCGCGGCGAGACCTTTGTCACCCGCAAAATCACCAGGGCTGTGGCGCGGATTGTAGCTGGTCAGCAGAAAAAACTGTACCTGGGTAACCTTGACTCTAAGCGCGACTGGGGCTATGCCAAAGACTACGTGCGGGCCATGTGGCTGATGCTGCAGCAGGACCACCCCGATGACTACGTTGTGGCCACCAACGAAACCCACGCCATCAGTGAGTTCCTCGATATTGCCTTCAACCACGTCAACCTCGACTGGCATGACTACGTGGAGTTTGACCCTCGCTACCTGAGGCCTGCGGAAGTCGATCTGTTGATTGGTGATGCCACCAAGGCCCGGCAGGTGCTGGGCTGGGAACCGAGCGTTAGCTTCGAGGAGTTGGTGCACCTTATGGTCGAAAGCGATCTGGAGGCCGTGGGTATCTCTCACGAGAATGGCACCTCTGCCGATGTGGCAACGATTCGCAAAGCCCTGTTAAACCTGGCGCCTTAG
- the larC gene encoding nickel pincer cofactor biosynthesis protein LarC, whose translation MLLKTIAYLDCPTGIAGDMCLAALIDAGVPLEYLQSQLANLGLHDEFTLSVTPVLRQGLRALQAHVTPTVPAASAHSHSHEHGHGEHHRDPTASATRNLPAIEQLITQANLPDRAQRWSLAVFQTLARAEAAVHGIAIDQVHFHEVGAIDAIVDIVGACLGFDYLNIDTLVCSPLPTGRGRVRAAHGWLPVPAPAVLKLLEQHRVPLYSNGLDGELVTPTGAAIATTLAHHFGDPPAMTLHRTGLGAGGKTLPVANALRLWIGVAEAGPASSPTAPSPTRPLATQPQPPTPEQRGQPPDIEVAYDRDTVILLETQVDDLVPQAIGYLYDRLFAVGALDVFTQPVSMKKSRPGLLLTVICRPDHEPRCTDILFAETSTLGIRRQPQQRWVLPRSLQTLETPYGPISLKLAYHPQTQSVLNAQPEYEDCAAAARDRGIPWQVVYHAALSTWYCQPSRSPELSSD comes from the coding sequence GTGCTGTTGAAAACGATAGCTTACCTTGACTGCCCCACCGGCATTGCGGGCGATATGTGTCTGGCGGCCCTGATCGATGCGGGCGTACCCCTGGAGTATTTGCAGTCGCAGTTGGCCAACCTGGGCCTCCACGACGAGTTTACCCTCTCGGTCACCCCAGTCCTGCGCCAGGGGCTGCGCGCCCTCCAGGCCCACGTGACCCCAACCGTCCCGGCCGCCTCCGCCCACTCCCACTCCCATGAACACGGTCACGGGGAGCACCATCGCGATCCCACGGCCAGCGCCACCCGCAACCTGCCTGCGATCGAGCAGTTGATCACCCAGGCGAACCTGCCCGATCGCGCCCAGCGATGGAGTCTGGCCGTTTTTCAAACCTTGGCTAGGGCCGAGGCCGCCGTCCACGGCATCGCCATCGATCAGGTGCACTTCCACGAAGTGGGGGCCATTGATGCCATTGTTGATATTGTGGGCGCTTGCCTGGGGTTTGACTATTTAAATATTGACACTCTGGTCTGCTCTCCCCTGCCCACCGGACGAGGGCGCGTCAGGGCCGCCCACGGCTGGCTCCCCGTGCCTGCTCCCGCCGTGCTCAAGCTGCTGGAGCAGCACCGGGTCCCCCTCTACAGCAACGGGCTCGACGGCGAACTGGTCACCCCCACCGGGGCCGCGATCGCCACCACCCTGGCCCACCACTTTGGCGACCCACCGGCCATGACCCTGCACCGCACCGGGTTGGGGGCCGGGGGCAAAACGCTCCCCGTAGCCAACGCGCTGCGCCTGTGGATTGGTGTCGCCGAGGCTGGGCCCGCCTCATCCCCCACAGCTCCGTCCCCAACCCGACCCCTGGCCACCCAGCCCCAGCCACCAACCCCAGAACAGCGCGGCCAGCCTCCCGATATCGAGGTAGCCTACGATCGCGACACCGTCATCCTGCTAGAAACCCAGGTGGATGACCTCGTTCCCCAGGCCATCGGCTACCTCTACGATCGCCTCTTTGCGGTTGGAGCCCTGGACGTCTTTACCCAGCCTGTATCGATGAAAAAATCGCGACCGGGCCTGCTCCTCACCGTTATTTGCCGCCCTGACCATGAACCCCGCTGCACGGATATCCTCTTTGCTGAGACCTCTACCCTGGGTATTCGTCGCCAGCCTCAGCAGCGGTGGGTGCTGCCCCGCTCCCTGCAAACCCTAGAAACCCCCTACGGCCCCATCAGCCTCAAATTGGCCTACCATCCCCAAACCCAGTCCGTCCTGAACGCCCAGCCCGAATACGAAGACTGCGCAGCCGCGGCCCGCGATCGGGGCATCCCCTGGCAGGTGGTGTACCACGCAGCGCTGAGCACCTGGTACTGTCAACCCTCTCGCTCTCCTGAGCTGTCCTCCGACTGA
- a CDS encoding serine hydrolase domain-containing protein has protein sequence MRHWNQLCIGLLLAVLALLNGWPPGLAQPTVTLQQQVDAYAAQGRGSQGVAALLITPEGSETAFAGETGNPAHPAPSADTLFEIGSITKVFTALLLANQVNQGAVALDTTVEALVPGTASGHSISLQALASHTAGLPRLPVPRALWGILYPANPYRGSRTAELYRALGAAAPSEPGICQYSNLGPALLGQLLANAAGDTYENLVQTQVLTPLGLTDTYLDLPPAAKERLAQGHRENALPTANWQFDAYAPAGALKSTLTDMGRFLTAAMAADWPPLALSLQIPDTDCQPNVGLGWIFTALGDAPMVMHNGRTGGYYAFLGWLPEAGRGLVLLTNTSDDLGDRIATALLAGEPLPTRDFPLGSLLVMAVLGGMLLFQSWQLARPPRSRDRLKQVQTAAETVLLLALSYQLGPWHWLPVTLWWSLLALVVGLLLRRLRQRPAGPPAESAPRRSRTRYLSLASTLLVLGWAILCLR, from the coding sequence ATGCGTCATTGGAATCAGCTTTGCATCGGTCTCCTGCTGGCGGTGCTCGCTCTGCTCAACGGCTGGCCCCCCGGTCTGGCCCAGCCCACAGTCACCCTCCAGCAGCAGGTGGACGCTTACGCCGCTCAGGGTCGCGGGTCCCAGGGGGTGGCCGCGTTGCTGATTACCCCCGAGGGGTCCGAGACCGCCTTTGCCGGGGAAACGGGCAACCCCGCTCATCCGGCTCCGAGCGCAGACACGTTGTTTGAGATTGGCTCCATCACCAAGGTCTTCACCGCGCTGCTGCTGGCCAACCAGGTCAACCAGGGGGCAGTGGCCCTGGACACCACGGTGGAAGCCCTGGTGCCGGGAACTGCTTCCGGCCACTCCATTTCCCTCCAGGCGCTAGCCTCCCATACCGCTGGGCTCCCCCGCCTTCCCGTTCCCAGGGCGCTGTGGGGTATCCTCTACCCCGCCAACCCCTACCGCGGCAGTCGGACGGCAGAACTCTACCGCGCCCTGGGGGCCGCTGCTCCCAGCGAGCCTGGGATCTGTCAATACTCCAACCTGGGACCGGCGCTACTGGGTCAACTCCTGGCCAACGCAGCGGGGGATACCTACGAAAACCTGGTACAGACTCAGGTGCTGACTCCCCTGGGCCTGACGGATACCTACCTTGACCTTCCCCCCGCAGCCAAGGAGCGCCTGGCCCAGGGCCACCGGGAGAACGCCCTGCCCACCGCAAACTGGCAGTTCGATGCCTATGCCCCGGCGGGGGCGCTCAAATCAACCCTGACCGATATGGGGCGGTTTCTGACAGCGGCGATGGCGGCGGACTGGCCCCCCCTGGCGCTGAGTTTGCAAATACCGGATACCGACTGCCAGCCTAACGTTGGCCTGGGCTGGATTTTTACAGCGCTGGGGGATGCGCCCATGGTGATGCACAATGGGCGCACGGGCGGCTACTACGCCTTTCTAGGCTGGCTGCCGGAGGCGGGGCGGGGGCTGGTGCTGCTCACCAACACCAGCGACGATCTGGGCGATCGCATCGCCACTGCGCTGCTGGCGGGAGAACCGCTGCCGACCCGTGACTTCCCCCTGGGCTCGCTGCTGGTCATGGCTGTCCTGGGCGGGATGCTGCTGTTCCAGAGCTGGCAGCTGGCTCGCCCACCACGGTCACGCGATCGCCTTAAACAGGTGCAGACCGCTGCCGAAACCGTGCTGCTGCTGGCCCTTAGCTATCAGCTGGGCCCCTGGCACTGGTTGCCCGTCACCCTGTGGTGGAGCCTGCTGGCTCTGGTTGTCGGGTTGCTCCTCCGTCGGCTCAGGCAGCGCCCCGCCGGACCACCAGCGGAGTCAGCCCCCCGGCGCTCTCGCACCCGGTATCTCAGCCTGGCGTCAACCTTACTGGTGCTGGGTTGGGCCATTCTTTGCCTGCGGTAG